In one window of Paraflavitalea soli DNA:
- a CDS encoding DUF5977 domain-containing protein — translation MKRISAVCLSLFIGLLQPAKAQTIKDLNASIQSPAVSNLGLFKETPVSLFTGLPQVEIPLYNLVERQLNVPMRLTYHASGFRPDLKPGIIAPNWALEAGGVIQRKVHDRPDDMSYAGYGSNPPGISLTQYEVKNYNFSGYYFNNTELRNAVGNRWGQMAVLEEIAFPNSSSLPLTNTLLGYRDTETDEYSFSFPGGSGTFFLDIYGNWVVQADQDIKVELTGDFLAVPFSLPVTNLDKSGGMFNNAPGNNWRAQYGSYRTFAGFTITDINGVKYVYGGSANFIEYSIDFTNQDRDFWQADAWCLKQIIHPDGGVVNFEYERHTFSDQLNDYKYWNISTTYNNTNTSIGNYLGTIYCGGNLSSLQSTYTGRLLSPLYLSAIVTTGKKIKFNYGINAYSRYAATWINPGVLSMSPNPYQSIHTYYFQNINQQALRQTEPNLTNDFPYYYNTLAFPYLVEYYRNSPSNYTTAGTIPFNFYSADFSKFYASFLEDYRLSSIEIYNNINSEDLPDAALYPHGASINLQADIALLQKVNLEYTVSSISSNRYNLTGVVFNSASDERINAYSMDYFPFDGNCYFFSGRTDHWGFYTTNQIYSVTIPDIRDNHSVYYNARNPSLPHTQMNMLRSITYPTGGKASFEYELNTAYNSVDKSRNSLNVWNKAVGGLRIKKLTFHPLLGSQQVKKYHYVTNFGTNLTQRSSGILAYEPQYLFQNFKTKAAQGSVYVTKTIFSNNSFIPSASSSMGSHIGYSEVVEENGDGSYTKHYFTNFDNGHMDVSETALISDLSPYNPFSSKESERGKEYKTELYNNANTLVKKIEKEFTNINPSQNMVGAIFVDRNKLCAGDWYESTAKYYTHYTYAVLPTKETSTEYITTVAGADPIVEMKTIQYYPNKLVKETVAYNSKGESIKTEFKYTADLEDQAYTDAFGTTVNALAQKHIYVPLEVLISKNDVPVKAKVFEYKTFSGLNNNTQLYKELQWKKGMTTTYSGLQKSGTVLSKNTTLDELAYIGTYNKFGKPTEVVFKGDDHISYLWSFYDQQPLGVVKGVSYAAISGMFMQKLTDIEQYYVGSTDINTFASELRNAFTNGQFSFYTYNNVGLISKISPPNEINTFYSYDNAFRLEDIYDVTSNLINHYEYYTVTKDNSRFYTNEAQTLTFNKTGCPAGFYGSRYSYVVPAGSVVSTVSQEDANSRAITLASLNGQAAANEHGDCLPNGRYAALCSTNWRTETISNYKYTYATYSISVYKDPDGTFLNPAPVDISYEHGNNIYTVSVSGNYSIGELLISREYVGPIPPGQMGEYLDYLVGLRYSLTYDIIWVTTCGSGPVDEPVGGAGSLVHASNNSVVRYQTLPEICAYGPDTDADIFNLYFYDDPQALVKCFTDITMQTAVADGYYTLFKPQNGLPQLPNKWYQIYNGVIINSGTCQ, via the coding sequence ATGAAGAGAATATCAGCCGTATGTCTTTCTCTGTTTATCGGCTTGCTCCAACCTGCAAAAGCCCAAACTATTAAAGACCTGAATGCCTCTATTCAAAGCCCTGCAGTCTCTAACCTCGGCCTTTTTAAAGAGACGCCTGTTTCTTTGTTTACCGGTCTTCCACAGGTAGAGATCCCATTGTACAACCTGGTAGAAAGGCAGTTGAATGTGCCAATGAGGTTGACCTATCATGCCAGCGGCTTCCGACCCGATCTTAAACCAGGTATTATTGCTCCCAACTGGGCGTTGGAAGCTGGAGGAGTCATTCAGCGGAAAGTACACGACCGGCCCGACGATATGAGTTATGCCGGATATGGCAGCAATCCTCCAGGTATAAGCCTCACCCAATATGAAGTAAAAAACTATAATTTTTCCGGTTACTATTTTAATAATACGGAGTTACGAAACGCTGTAGGAAACAGGTGGGGGCAAATGGCCGTTTTGGAAGAGATCGCATTTCCCAATTCTTCTTCATTGCCGCTTACCAATACGCTGCTTGGTTACAGAGATACAGAAACAGATGAGTATTCGTTTAGTTTTCCTGGCGGTAGCGGAACGTTTTTCCTGGATATATACGGCAACTGGGTAGTTCAGGCAGACCAGGATATAAAGGTCGAGTTGACCGGCGATTTTTTAGCGGTGCCTTTTTCTTTGCCGGTAACCAACCTCGATAAATCGGGTGGCATGTTCAACAATGCCCCAGGTAATAACTGGCGGGCCCAATATGGAAGTTACAGGACTTTTGCAGGATTCACGATTACGGATATTAATGGCGTCAAATATGTATATGGAGGAAGTGCAAATTTTATAGAGTATAGCATTGATTTTACAAACCAGGATAGAGATTTTTGGCAAGCAGATGCCTGGTGCCTGAAACAGATCATACATCCCGATGGGGGAGTAGTCAATTTTGAATATGAGCGGCATACCTTCAGTGACCAGTTAAATGATTATAAATACTGGAATATTTCCACTACTTATAATAATACCAATACATCTATCGGCAATTATTTGGGAACTATTTATTGTGGTGGCAATCTCTCATCACTTCAGTCTACCTATACAGGCAGGCTCTTGTCTCCCCTGTATTTATCTGCGATAGTAACTACTGGCAAAAAGATAAAATTTAATTATGGCATAAATGCTTATTCCCGTTACGCGGCAACCTGGATAAATCCAGGTGTTCTTTCCATGAGTCCCAATCCTTATCAAAGTATACATACCTACTATTTCCAAAATATCAACCAACAGGCGTTAAGACAAACCGAACCGAACCTAACCAACGACTTTCCTTATTATTACAACACGCTGGCATTCCCTTATCTGGTTGAATATTATCGAAACAGCCCCAGCAATTACACTACAGCGGGTACAATCCCGTTCAATTTTTATTCTGCTGATTTCAGTAAGTTCTACGCCAGCTTCCTGGAAGACTACAGGCTTAGCAGCATAGAGATCTATAATAATATAAATAGTGAGGACTTACCCGATGCTGCCCTTTATCCACATGGGGCATCCATCAACTTGCAGGCTGATATTGCCCTCCTGCAAAAAGTAAACCTTGAATATACCGTTTCATCCATCAGTAGCAACAGGTATAATTTGACAGGTGTGGTCTTTAATAGCGCAAGTGATGAGCGGATCAATGCCTACAGTATGGATTATTTTCCGTTTGATGGGAATTGTTACTTTTTTAGTGGCCGAACCGATCACTGGGGGTTCTATACGACAAACCAGATATACAGCGTGACCATACCGGATATCCGCGACAATCATAGCGTTTATTACAATGCAAGGAATCCCTCTTTGCCACATACACAAATGAATATGCTCAGATCTATTACTTATCCTACAGGCGGGAAAGCAAGTTTTGAGTATGAGCTGAATACGGCCTACAATTCGGTTGATAAAAGCAGAAATAGTTTGAATGTCTGGAATAAGGCCGTAGGCGGATTAAGAATTAAGAAACTAACATTCCATCCATTGCTGGGAAGCCAACAGGTAAAGAAGTATCACTACGTTACTAATTTTGGCACGAACTTAACGCAGCGGTCCAGCGGCATTCTTGCCTATGAACCTCAATACTTATTCCAGAATTTTAAAACAAAGGCAGCGCAGGGAAGTGTGTATGTAACCAAGACAATATTCTCCAATAATTCATTTATTCCCTCTGCGAGCAGCAGTATGGGGAGCCATATAGGCTATAGCGAAGTGGTGGAAGAGAACGGTGATGGTAGTTATACAAAGCATTACTTTACCAATTTCGATAATGGGCATATGGATGTAAGTGAGACTGCCTTGATCTCAGATCTCAGTCCTTATAACCCGTTTTCTTCCAAGGAGTCCGAACGAGGTAAAGAATATAAAACAGAGCTCTATAACAATGCTAATACGTTGGTAAAGAAAATTGAAAAGGAATTTACCAATATAAACCCTTCCCAAAATATGGTGGGAGCCATTTTTGTTGACAGAAATAAGTTGTGTGCCGGAGATTGGTATGAATCCACTGCGAAGTATTACACACATTATACCTATGCAGTATTACCCACAAAAGAAACGAGTACGGAATATATTACTACTGTTGCCGGAGCAGATCCCATTGTCGAAATGAAGACCATTCAATATTACCCCAATAAACTCGTCAAAGAAACGGTTGCGTATAATAGCAAAGGGGAAAGTATTAAAACCGAATTTAAGTACACCGCCGATCTCGAAGATCAGGCGTATACAGATGCGTTTGGAACAACAGTTAATGCCTTGGCACAAAAGCATATTTACGTTCCGCTGGAAGTCCTGATCTCCAAAAATGATGTGCCTGTTAAAGCAAAAGTATTTGAATACAAAACATTCAGCGGATTGAATAACAATACCCAGTTGTACAAAGAGCTTCAGTGGAAAAAGGGGATGACCACTACTTATAGCGGGCTTCAGAAAAGCGGCACAGTACTGTCAAAAAATACAACACTCGACGAGCTTGCTTATATCGGCACTTATAATAAATTTGGCAAACCCACAGAAGTGGTCTTTAAAGGAGATGATCACATAAGTTATTTATGGAGTTTTTATGATCAGCAACCATTGGGTGTCGTAAAAGGGGTGAGTTATGCTGCCATTAGCGGCATGTTTATGCAGAAATTGACTGATATCGAGCAATATTATGTAGGCAGCACAGACATTAACACTTTTGCATCAGAATTGAGAAATGCATTTACCAATGGACAATTTTCTTTTTACACCTATAACAATGTAGGACTCATATCGAAGATCAGTCCTCCCAATGAGATCAATACATTTTATAGTTACGATAATGCCTTCAGGTTGGAAGATATATATGATGTAACATCCAATCTTATTAATCACTACGAGTACTATACCGTCACTAAAGATAATAGTCGTTTTTATACAAATGAAGCCCAGACACTTACGTTTAATAAAACGGGTTGTCCTGCAGGATTCTATGGGTCCAGATATTCTTATGTAGTGCCTGCAGGTTCGGTAGTTTCCACCGTTTCGCAGGAAGATGCCAATAGCCGGGCCATAACGCTCGCCAGCCTGAATGGTCAAGCCGCAGCTAATGAGCATGGGGATTGTTTGCCCAATGGAAGGTATGCTGCTTTATGCTCCACGAATTGGCGAACGGAGACAATATCAAATTACAAATACACTTATGCCACCTATAGTATTTCAGTATACAAAGACCCGGACGGCACCTTTTTGAACCCGGCCCCGGTAGATATTTCTTACGAACACGGTAACAATATTTATACCGTGTCGGTATCGGGCAATTACTCAATTGGAGAGCTATTGATCTCAAGAGAATATGTAGGTCCGATCCCGCCGGGTCAAATGGGCGAATATCTTGATTATCTGGTAGGACTCAGGTATAGTCTTACTTATGATATCATTTGGGTCACTACTTGCGGCTCAGGACCGGTAGATGAGCCGGTAGGTGGGGCTGGCAGCCTGGTACATGCGTCCAATAATTCGGTAGTGAGGTACCAGACATTACCTGAAATATGTGCTTATGGACCGGACACAGATGCAGATATCTTCAATTTATATTTCTATGATGACCCGCAGGCATTGGTGAAGTGTTTTACTGATATCACCATGCAAACAGCTGTAGCGGATGGCTATTACACACTTTTCAAACCACAAAACGGGTTGCCCCAGTTACCGAATAAATGGTATCAAATCTATAATGGTGTAATAATTAATTCAGGAACCTGTCAATAA